A window from Enterocloster bolteae encodes these proteins:
- a CDS encoding NUDIX hydrolase — translation MGEKKENTPCLRDRNGLTEEEFLKSYNPGHYARPSVAADMAIFTVTDQEESNYRKLPEKNLSILLIQRGGHPYLGCWALPGGFVRPEETTEQAARRELREETGLDYGYMEQLYTFSEPGRDPRTWVMSCSYMALVDCSRLTIQAGDDADNARWFRISYRLTDEHRDYRRSQDTGLVESVEHIQHYELKLWTDDTVLCSGIEKITRKNRQAETVEYKITDNRGLAFDHARIISCALERLRGKVEYTGLALHLMPQEFTLTQLQQVYEVILDKCLLKPAFRRKIASLVEETDSFTEREGHRPSRLYRRKWEEF, via the coding sequence ATGGGAGAAAAGAAAGAAAACACTCCCTGTCTGCGGGACAGGAACGGTCTGACAGAAGAAGAGTTTCTGAAAAGCTACAATCCCGGTCATTATGCCCGCCCGTCAGTGGCGGCGGATATGGCCATTTTCACGGTGACGGACCAGGAGGAATCCAATTACAGGAAGCTTCCGGAAAAGAACCTAAGCATTCTCCTGATTCAGAGGGGAGGTCATCCCTATCTGGGATGCTGGGCCCTGCCGGGCGGTTTTGTGAGGCCGGAGGAGACAACGGAGCAGGCAGCCAGAAGAGAGCTGAGAGAAGAAACCGGACTGGATTATGGGTATATGGAACAGCTGTACACGTTCAGTGAACCGGGAAGGGATCCCAGAACCTGGGTCATGAGCTGTTCCTATATGGCATTGGTGGACTGCAGCCGGCTTACGATACAGGCCGGTGATGACGCCGACAATGCCAGATGGTTCCGCATTTCCTACAGGCTGACCGATGAACACCGGGATTACAGGCGCAGCCAGGATACCGGGCTGGTGGAGTCAGTGGAACATATACAGCACTATGAACTTAAATTATGGACGGATGATACGGTACTTTGTTCCGGAATTGAGAAGATAACCAGGAAAAACAGACAGGCAGAGACCGTGGAATATAAGATAACGGATAACCGGGGGCTGGCATTTGACCACGCCAGAATCATATCCTGCGCCCTGGAAAGGCTTCGCGGAAAGGTGGAATACACGGGATTGGCCCTGCATCTGATGCCGCAGGAATTTACCCTGACACAGCTGCAGCAGGTATATGAAGTGATTCTGGACAAATGCCTTCTGAAGCCTGCGTTCCGCCGCAAGATAGCTTCTCTGGTGGAGGAAACCGATTCCTTTACGGAACGGGAAGGCCACCGCCCCTCGCGCCTTTACAGGAGGAAATGGGAGGAATTTTAA
- a CDS encoding TIGR02452 family protein has protein sequence MDRKAIARQTLDIMEKGWYETEGTVVEIRARQQESVKKSVLFTPEQGERLLEQYETVTKKTAKYKCCTWNCSTVDAILKLAGENQCRCAVLNFASAKNPGGGFINGAMAQEESLAASSCLYKTLTAHETYYRMNRACSTMIYTDHAIFSPDVVFFRDGRFGLLKEPVEASVLTLPAVNMGQVILKGEDRALAEQSMKRRMKLALAIFASRGCRNLILGAYGCGVFRNDPVKVAGWWKELLEQYFPGDFDTIVYAVLDRSATQACYRAFRDI, from the coding sequence ATGGACAGAAAAGCAATTGCAAGACAGACATTGGACATTATGGAAAAGGGCTGGTATGAGACAGAGGGAACGGTGGTGGAAATCAGAGCCCGCCAGCAGGAGTCAGTGAAGAAAAGCGTGCTTTTTACGCCGGAACAGGGGGAGCGGCTGCTGGAGCAATATGAGACGGTTACTAAAAAGACAGCAAAATATAAGTGCTGTACATGGAATTGTTCCACAGTGGATGCCATTCTTAAGCTGGCAGGAGAGAATCAGTGCAGATGCGCTGTCCTTAATTTTGCCAGCGCCAAGAATCCGGGCGGCGGATTTATAAACGGAGCCATGGCCCAGGAGGAAAGCCTGGCTGCCAGCAGCTGCCTCTATAAAACACTTACGGCCCACGAAACGTATTATAGGATGAACCGGGCATGCAGTACCATGATTTATACAGATCACGCCATATTTTCGCCGGATGTGGTGTTTTTCCGGGACGGAAGGTTTGGCCTGCTTAAGGAACCTGTGGAAGCGTCTGTGCTCACCCTTCCGGCTGTCAATATGGGGCAGGTGATCCTGAAGGGGGAAGACAGGGCTTTAGCAGAGCAGTCCATGAAGCGCCGCATGAAGCTGGCCCTTGCCATCTTTGCCTCCCGGGGCTGCCGAAACCTGATACTGGGCGCCTACGGATGCGGCGTGTTCCGCAATGATCCGGTTAAGGTGGCGGGCTGGTGGAAGGAGCTTTTGGAGCAGTATTTTCCCGGTGACTTTGACACCATTGTATACGCGGTTTTGGACCGCTCCGCCACCCAGGCGTGTTACAGGGCATTCCGGGATATCTGA
- a CDS encoding thiamine-binding protein translates to MNASVAIQSLPKAANDEELIRIVDQVIDYIKSTGLNYYVGPFETTIEGDYDQLMDIVKECQHIAVRAGAPSVAAYIKVSYHPEGDVLTIEKKVTKHHQ, encoded by the coding sequence ATGAACGCAAGCGTAGCAATCCAGTCACTTCCCAAGGCAGCAAATGACGAAGAATTAATCCGTATCGTGGACCAGGTCATCGACTACATCAAGAGTACGGGGTTAAACTATTATGTAGGTCCCTTTGAGACAACCATTGAAGGGGATTATGACCAGCTGATGGATATTGTAAAAGAGTGCCAGCATATTGCGGTCAGGGCAGGGGCGCCCTCAGTGGCTGCATACATTAAGGTTTCTTACCACCCCGAAGGAGATGTGCTTACCATTGAAAAGAAAGTCACCAAGCATCACCAGTAA
- a CDS encoding ABC transporter permease, translating into MKRKSPSITSKLWSVSAILAILILWQLSVSLGLVEGFMLPSPVQVAEAFIKEFPALMENARITLTEAGMGLVLGIATGFGAAVLMDRFDKAYKAFYPIIVLTQTVPAVAIAPLLVLWFGYEMTPKVILIVITTFFPITVGLLTGFRAADPDAVNLLKAMGAGRFQIFCYIKLPGAMGQFFSSLKISASYAVVGAVISEWLGGFGGLGVYMTRVKKAFSFDKMFAVIFLISAISLILMWAVELLQKKCMPWETSQKQK; encoded by the coding sequence TTGAAAAGAAAGTCACCAAGCATCACCAGTAAACTGTGGTCTGTTTCAGCCATTCTCGCCATCCTTATCCTGTGGCAGCTTTCTGTATCCCTTGGTCTGGTGGAGGGATTTATGCTGCCTTCACCGGTCCAGGTAGCAGAGGCGTTTATAAAGGAATTCCCGGCCCTTATGGAGAATGCCAGGATTACACTGACCGAGGCAGGGATGGGACTTGTTTTGGGAATTGCCACGGGCTTTGGGGCGGCCGTGCTGATGGACCGGTTTGACAAGGCATACAAGGCATTTTATCCCATCATTGTACTGACCCAGACAGTGCCGGCTGTGGCCATTGCGCCTCTTCTGGTACTGTGGTTTGGCTATGAAATGACTCCCAAGGTCATACTCATTGTGATTACCACTTTTTTCCCCATAACGGTGGGGCTGCTCACCGGATTCAGGGCAGCGGACCCGGATGCTGTGAACCTGCTAAAGGCCATGGGAGCGGGCCGGTTCCAGATATTTTGCTATATCAAGCTGCCGGGTGCCATGGGCCAGTTCTTTTCCAGTCTCAAGATATCAGCCTCCTATGCAGTGGTGGGAGCCGTGATTTCTGAGTGGCTGGGCGGATTTGGCGGACTGGGCGTATACATGACAAGGGTTAAGAAGGCATTTTCCTTTGACAAGATGTTCGCGGTGATTTTCCTGATATCGGCCATCAGTTTAATTCTGATGTGGGCCGTGGAACTACTTCAGAAAAAATGTATGCCATGGGAAACCAGTCAAAAACAGAAATAG
- a CDS encoding ABC transporter substrate-binding protein, producing MKNKCASMLLASLCLGVLLTGCGKAPDSGENTTPVQAAKQDVRKLTFVLDWTPNTNHTGIYVAREKGYFKDAGLEVEIVQPPENGAEVLAASGKAQFAMSFQDSLAPAFSGDNPLPVTAVAGVIQHNTSGIISRRGEGMDRPKGLEGKKYATWDLPVEKATIKDVMEADGGDFDKVELIPSTVTDEVTALKTKSVDAIWIFYAWAGVKTELEGLETDYFAFADLDPVFDFYTPVIIANNTFLAEEPETARAFLDAVSRGYEFAIEHPREAGEILCKAAPELDPDLVKASQEYLADKYQADAPQWGYIDQERWDAYYAWLNEKGLTETPIEAGTGCSNEYLP from the coding sequence ATGAAAAATAAGTGCGCAAGTATGCTGCTGGCCTCCCTGTGCCTGGGCGTACTTCTCACCGGGTGCGGCAAGGCTCCGGATTCAGGAGAGAATACCACCCCTGTCCAGGCGGCGAAACAGGATGTAAGAAAGCTGACATTTGTCCTGGACTGGACGCCTAACACCAACCACACAGGCATCTATGTTGCCCGGGAAAAGGGCTATTTTAAGGATGCCGGCCTGGAGGTGGAGATTGTGCAGCCGCCGGAAAACGGGGCAGAGGTGCTGGCTGCCTCCGGAAAGGCTCAGTTTGCGATGTCCTTCCAGGACAGCCTGGCGCCGGCGTTTTCAGGGGATAATCCCCTTCCGGTGACAGCTGTGGCAGGCGTCATACAGCACAATACATCGGGCATTATATCCAGAAGGGGCGAGGGTATGGACCGCCCAAAGGGACTGGAGGGGAAAAAGTATGCCACCTGGGACCTTCCTGTGGAAAAGGCGACCATTAAGGATGTGATGGAAGCAGACGGAGGGGATTTTGATAAGGTGGAACTCATTCCCAGCACCGTGACGGACGAGGTGACGGCGCTGAAGACAAAATCCGTGGATGCCATATGGATTTTTTATGCATGGGCAGGAGTCAAGACAGAGCTGGAAGGTCTGGAAACTGACTACTTTGCGTTTGCGGACTTGGATCCTGTATTTGATTTTTATACGCCGGTTATCATAGCCAACAATACATTCCTCGCAGAGGAGCCGGAGACAGCCAGGGCGTTTCTGGACGCTGTCAGCAGGGGATACGAGTTTGCGATAGAACATCCCCGTGAGGCAGGGGAGATCCTGTGCAAGGCAGCTCCGGAGCTGGACCCGGATCTGGTAAAAGCCAGTCAGGAATACCTGGCGGACAAGTACCAGGCGGATGCGCCCCAATGGGGATATATTGACCAGGAGCGCTGGGATGCATATTACGCATGGCTGAATGAAAAAGGGCTTACGGAAACGCCCATTGAGGCGGGAACAGGATGTTCCAATGAATACCTTCCGTAA
- a CDS encoding ABC transporter ATP-binding protein, which produces MEQLKVEGISKSFDGEPVLADISITLNKGELVSLLGISGGGKTTLFNIIAGLSRPDTGHVLLDGEDVTGCPGRVSYMLQKDLLLPYRTIEDNVALPLIVKGMKKRKAREAAFPYFRQFGLEGTQKKYPAQLSGGMRQRAALLRTYLFSGSVALLDEPFSALDMLTKKSVHNWYLKVMDEIHLSTLFITHDIDEAILLSDRIYLLTGRPGRITEELIIKETKPRDRDFGLTEEFLEYKRHILRHLETTA; this is translated from the coding sequence ATGGAGCAACTAAAGGTAGAGGGAATCTCAAAATCCTTTGACGGGGAGCCGGTGCTGGCGGATATATCCATCACCCTGAATAAGGGGGAGCTGGTGTCTCTGCTGGGAATCAGCGGAGGCGGAAAGACCACCCTTTTTAACATTATTGCTGGTCTGTCAAGGCCGGACACAGGGCATGTCCTTCTGGACGGAGAGGACGTAACCGGATGCCCCGGGCGGGTGAGTTATATGCTGCAGAAGGACCTGCTCCTTCCCTACCGGACCATAGAGGACAATGTGGCCCTTCCTCTGATTGTAAAAGGAATGAAGAAGAGGAAGGCACGGGAGGCTGCCTTTCCCTATTTCCGGCAGTTCGGCCTGGAGGGCACCCAGAAAAAGTATCCGGCCCAGTTGTCCGGGGGCATGCGCCAGAGGGCGGCTCTGCTTCGGACGTATCTGTTTTCCGGCAGCGTGGCCCTGTTGGATGAGCCATTTTCCGCACTGGATATGCTGACCAAAAAATCCGTCCATAACTGGTATCTGAAGGTGATGGACGAAATCCATCTGTCCACCCTGTTTATTACCCACGACATTGACGAGGCCATATTGCTGTCCGACCGGATTTACCTGCTGACAGGCAGGCCCGGAAGGATAACGGAGGAACTTATCATAAAAGAGACAAAGCCCAGGGACAGGGATTTCGGCCTTACGGAAGAATTTCTGGAATATAAGAGGCATATACTGAGACATCTTGAAACCACCGCCTGA
- a CDS encoding EFR1 family ferrodoxin (N-terminal region resembles flavodoxins. C-terminal ferrodoxin region binds two 4Fe-4S clusters.), with amino-acid sequence MILYFSGTGNSEYTAKRIREETDDNIMNLGEKIRSRDFSSIHSDTPWVVAAPTYAWRIPRILQEWLEKTELTGNRTIYFVMTCGGNIGNAGRYLKKLTDAKGLNYAGCAQIIMPENYIAMFATPTQEEAAGIIRGSLRAIDEAARQIKDSRPFPQLPITRKDKINSSIVNILFYPMFVHAKKFQATSACTSCGKCAVICPLNNIRLTNGTPVWGKNCTHCMACINRCPSQAIEYGKHTQTLPRYTCPKSI; translated from the coding sequence ATGATTCTATATTTTTCAGGAACAGGAAACAGTGAATATACCGCGAAAAGAATCAGAGAAGAGACAGACGACAATATCATGAATCTGGGAGAGAAAATACGCAGCCGCGACTTTTCAAGCATACACTCAGACACCCCGTGGGTTGTGGCCGCCCCCACCTATGCGTGGAGAATTCCCCGCATTCTGCAGGAATGGCTGGAAAAAACAGAACTAACCGGAAACAGGACCATATACTTCGTAATGACCTGCGGCGGAAACATTGGAAACGCAGGCAGATACCTAAAAAAGCTAACCGACGCAAAAGGCCTCAACTATGCGGGCTGCGCCCAGATAATCATGCCTGAAAATTACATTGCCATGTTCGCCACTCCCACCCAGGAAGAAGCAGCCGGAATAATCCGCGGTTCCCTGAGGGCAATAGACGAAGCCGCCCGGCAAATCAAGGACAGCAGGCCATTCCCCCAGCTTCCCATAACACGAAAAGACAAAATCAACAGCAGCATAGTAAACATCCTCTTTTACCCAATGTTCGTCCACGCCAAAAAGTTCCAGGCAACCAGCGCCTGCACATCCTGCGGCAAATGCGCCGTTATCTGCCCCTTAAACAACATCCGTCTGACAAACGGAACCCCGGTCTGGGGAAAAAACTGCACCCACTGCATGGCCTGCATAAACCGCTGTCCAAGCCAAGCCATCGAATACGGAAAACACACCCAAACCCTCCCCCGCTACACCTGCCCCAAAAGCATATAA
- a CDS encoding PTS transporter subunit IIC, whose translation MAKSSVKEFLKRKNVNITVQTYLIDALGAMAFGLFASLLIGTIFGTLGQQFQIEIFNVIADYAKSATGAALGIAIAHALKAPQLVLFSAATVGIAGNALGGPVGALVATIVAAELGKIVSKETRLDIIVTPGITIISGVLVAQFVGPGVAGFMNWFGNLVKTATEMQPFIMGILVSALIGIALTLPISSAAICIALSLDGLAGGAATAGCCAQMIGFAVMSYRENKIGGLMAQGLGTSMLQMGNIVLNPRIWIPPTLASMITGPIATMVFRLENIPAGSGMGTCGLVGPIGVYTAMGGGTSMWVGILLVCFLLPAVLTFVFGEVLRRMGWIKDGDLKLDL comes from the coding sequence ATGGCAAAATCAAGTGTGAAAGAATTCCTGAAACGGAAAAATGTAAACATCACGGTGCAGACCTATCTGATTGACGCCCTGGGAGCCATGGCCTTCGGCCTGTTTGCTTCCCTTCTCATCGGCACCATCTTCGGTACCCTGGGCCAGCAGTTCCAGATAGAAATTTTCAATGTCATTGCCGACTATGCCAAAAGCGCTACCGGCGCAGCCCTGGGCATCGCCATTGCCCACGCCTTAAAGGCACCTCAGCTGGTGCTGTTTTCCGCTGCCACGGTAGGCATCGCGGGCAATGCCCTGGGAGGTCCTGTGGGCGCCCTGGTCGCCACCATTGTGGCGGCTGAACTGGGCAAGATTGTATCCAAGGAAACACGTCTTGATATCATCGTAACGCCCGGCATCACCATTATCTCCGGTGTGCTGGTGGCCCAGTTCGTGGGACCAGGCGTGGCCGGGTTCATGAACTGGTTCGGAAATCTGGTAAAGACAGCCACGGAAATGCAGCCCTTCATTATGGGGATCCTGGTGTCAGCTCTTATCGGCATTGCCCTGACCCTTCCCATCAGCAGCGCTGCCATCTGCATTGCCCTGTCCCTGGACGGACTGGCCGGAGGTGCTGCCACAGCCGGCTGCTGCGCCCAGATGATTGGATTTGCCGTTATGAGCTACCGCGAAAATAAAATCGGCGGACTGATGGCCCAGGGCCTGGGCACCAGTATGCTGCAGATGGGCAATATTGTACTCAATCCCCGTATCTGGATACCTCCCACACTGGCATCCATGATTACCGGCCCCATAGCCACCATGGTATTCCGCCTGGAAAACATCCCGGCCGGGTCCGGCATGGGTACCTGCGGGCTGGTAGGCCCCATCGGCGTATATACGGCCATGGGCGGCGGAACCAGTATGTGGGTGGGCATCCTTCTGGTGTGCTTCCTGCTTCCTGCTGTGCTGACCTTTGTGTTTGGGGAGGTACTGCGCAGGATGGGGTGGATAAAGGATGGGGATTTGAAGTTGGATTTGTAA
- a CDS encoding phosphatase PAP2 family protein produces the protein MDVIEFQILYTLQELRTPLVDGLMVFITSLGDHGWFWILMGVLLFSFPRTRILGGCMLISIAAGFLLGNVMLKNIAARQRPCWLDPSVELLVAVPKDFSFPSGHSLVSFEGAVCIFLFNRKWGIPALMLAVLTAFSRLYLFVHFPTDVLAGIVMGTVIAWSVVRTAKRRMKKTDRMSGKP, from the coding sequence GTGGACGTTATCGAATTCCAGATTTTATATACACTGCAGGAACTTCGCACGCCTTTGGTAGACGGGCTTATGGTGTTCATTACCTCTCTGGGCGACCACGGATGGTTCTGGATCCTTATGGGTGTCCTGCTTTTTTCATTTCCCAGGACCAGGATATTAGGCGGATGTATGCTTATATCCATAGCAGCCGGATTTCTCCTGGGCAATGTAATGCTTAAAAATATAGCGGCCAGGCAGCGTCCCTGCTGGCTGGATCCTTCCGTGGAACTGCTGGTCGCTGTTCCAAAGGATTTCTCCTTTCCATCGGGGCATTCCCTGGTGAGCTTTGAGGGAGCGGTCTGCATCTTCCTTTTTAACAGGAAATGGGGGATTCCGGCCCTGATGCTGGCGGTGCTTACCGCGTTTTCCAGGCTGTATCTCTTTGTACATTTTCCAACGGATGTGCTGGCGGGAATTGTCATGGGAACCGTAATCGCGTGGTCCGTGGTGAGAACAGCGAAAAGGCGGATGAAAAAAACGGACCGGATGTCAGGGAAACCATGA
- a CDS encoding MBL fold metallo-hydrolase, whose product MLERAPGIFEVELHSNQKSIDEIKIFLIPGKDGERSLMVDAGFRSRTCLHVMEEALGKLGITYDRLDIFLTHKHHDHCGLASEYAARGARLFMNPQEDRHCYDCLYYNHSHGSTEDQPQVLQSVGVTEDGTPEIWNMFMEVNQRIRENRGWEFEIPGYPYTPVSEGRILSYGDYDLETVGLKGHTYGQMGLYDRNHKILFCADQVIDGIVPIVGTTYPDEHLLKGYFDSLEKLKHQYVDCLILPAHKEPIRDVKRVVDRIVFAYLDKTDLIKHILDHGHHRMTTKEVACLAYGIDHVPRDQSEFIKLKMVISKTFSCLEYLYDEDFAIRTLENGTYYWEAP is encoded by the coding sequence ATGTTGGAACGCGCTCCGGGAATTTTTGAAGTGGAGCTTCACAGCAATCAGAAAAGCATTGATGAGATTAAGATATTCCTTATTCCGGGAAAGGATGGGGAGAGAAGCCTGATGGTGGACGCGGGCTTTCGCAGCAGGACGTGTCTGCACGTCATGGAAGAGGCGCTGGGAAAACTGGGAATCACCTATGACAGGCTGGATATATTCCTGACCCACAAGCATCATGACCACTGCGGTCTGGCCAGCGAGTATGCGGCCAGAGGCGCGAGGCTGTTCATGAATCCCCAGGAAGACAGGCATTGCTATGACTGTCTGTACTATAACCACAGCCATGGATCCACGGAGGACCAGCCCCAGGTGCTGCAAAGCGTCGGGGTGACAGAGGATGGGACGCCGGAGATATGGAACATGTTTATGGAAGTAAACCAAAGGATCCGGGAGAACAGGGGATGGGAATTCGAGATTCCGGGATATCCCTATACGCCGGTCAGTGAGGGACGGATTCTGAGCTATGGGGATTATGACCTGGAGACAGTGGGGCTTAAGGGACATACCTACGGGCAGATGGGGCTGTACGACCGGAACCATAAGATACTTTTTTGCGCGGACCAGGTCATTGACGGCATTGTGCCCATTGTGGGCACCACCTATCCCGACGAGCATCTGCTTAAGGGGTATTTTGACTCTCTGGAAAAGCTGAAGCACCAGTATGTGGACTGCCTGATTCTTCCGGCTCACAAGGAGCCCATCCGGGATGTGAAGCGGGTGGTGGACCGGATTGTCTTTGCCTATCTGGATAAGACGGATTTGATCAAGCATATCCTGGACCACGGCCACCACAGGATGACCACCAAGGAGGTGGCGTGTCTGGCTTACGGTATAGACCATGTGCCCAGGGACCAGTCTGAGTTCATCAAGCTTAAGATGGTCATAAGCAAGACCTTTTCCTGTCTGGAATACCTGTATGATGAGGATTTTGCCATCCGTACCCTGGAGAACGGTACCTATTACTGGGAAGCGCCGTAA
- a CDS encoding folate family ECF transporter S component, giving the protein MKKLAELFGSSSRELKSVRTITVCAMLAAAAIILVNFRIELTNTQRIGFSGIPNQLVAYLFGPAVSCLFAGALDIIKYLIKPVGAFFPGLTLVTMLAGLIYGFFFYKKPLKLTRVLAAHFLVCLVCNVILNTLCLSILYGQAFMILLPPRVIQNIVKWPIDSFIFFNVAKMLEMSGVFRVVRGSRAAVQR; this is encoded by the coding sequence ATGAAGAAATTAGCAGAACTGTTCGGCAGCTCGTCCCGGGAGCTTAAGAGTGTCAGGACCATCACTGTGTGCGCCATGCTGGCGGCAGCGGCAATCATCCTGGTAAATTTCCGCATCGAACTGACGAACACCCAGAGAATCGGTTTTTCCGGCATACCCAACCAATTAGTGGCCTATCTGTTTGGCCCCGCAGTCAGCTGTCTGTTTGCGGGGGCGCTGGATATCATCAAGTATCTCATCAAGCCGGTGGGGGCCTTCTTTCCCGGCCTGACCCTGGTGACCATGCTGGCTGGCCTGATTTACGGGTTTTTCTTTTATAAGAAACCATTAAAGCTGACCAGGGTGCTGGCGGCCCATTTTCTGGTCTGCCTGGTGTGCAATGTGATTCTCAATACCCTGTGTCTCAGCATCCTGTACGGGCAGGCATTCATGATACTCCTGCCTCCCAGGGTCATACAGAACATAGTGAAATGGCCCATTGATTCCTTTATTTTTTTCAATGTGGCCAAGATGCTGGAGATGTCCGGCGTGTTCCGGGTGGTCAGAGGAAGCAGGGCAGCCGTACAGCGGTAG
- a CDS encoding NAD(P)-dependent oxidoreductase: MAVHVIDEANRCLQCKKPMCQQGCPIHTPIPAMIKALKEGGLEEAGAMLFSNNPMSLVCSLVCNHERQCEGHCVLGRKGQPVHVSSIENYISDTCLERIDVQCQPKNGKKVAVIGAGPAGITIAILLTKKGYSVTIFDSRDKIGGVLQYGIPEFRLPKAILERYKKKLLSMGIRIRPNTTIGGALEIKDLFRDGYESIFIGTGVWRPKKLGIKGESLGNVHFAIDYLANPDAYDLGDRVAVIGVGNSAMDVARTVIRKGSHHVTLYARGSHSDASLHETQYAMLDGAKFEFSRNIVEINDNGPVFQQILYDEEGNVTGYSGEKEQVYADSVIISISQGPKSKLVNTTEGLKATRNGLLQTDEQGETTVEGIFASGDVVLGAKTVVEAVAYSKTVADAMDAYMKEKAGKEKNEKDGKGLAGRE; encoded by the coding sequence ATGGCAGTTCATGTAATCGACGAAGCCAACCGTTGTCTTCAGTGTAAGAAACCCATGTGTCAGCAGGGATGCCCAATCCACACCCCCATACCAGCCATGATTAAGGCCCTGAAAGAGGGGGGACTGGAGGAGGCAGGGGCCATGCTGTTTTCCAACAACCCCATGTCACTGGTGTGTTCCCTTGTATGCAATCATGAGCGGCAATGCGAGGGCCACTGTGTCCTGGGAAGGAAGGGGCAGCCGGTTCATGTGAGCAGCATAGAGAATTATATATCGGACACATGCCTGGAGCGTATTGACGTCCAGTGCCAGCCAAAGAATGGGAAAAAGGTGGCTGTTATCGGGGCGGGGCCTGCGGGTATCACAATCGCCATCCTTCTGACAAAGAAGGGGTACAGTGTAACCATCTTTGACTCCAGGGACAAGATTGGCGGCGTACTGCAGTATGGCATACCGGAATTCCGTCTGCCCAAGGCGATACTGGAGCGCTATAAGAAAAAGCTTCTGTCCATGGGAATCAGGATTCGTCCCAATACCACCATAGGAGGGGCTCTGGAAATCAAGGACCTGTTCCGGGACGGATATGAGAGCATCTTCATCGGCACCGGCGTATGGCGTCCCAAGAAGCTGGGAATCAAGGGAGAATCCCTGGGAAATGTGCATTTTGCCATTGATTACCTGGCTAATCCGGATGCCTACGACTTAGGGGACAGGGTGGCTGTCATCGGAGTGGGCAATTCCGCCATGGACGTGGCCAGGACCGTCATCCGAAAAGGGTCCCACCATGTGACCCTCTATGCCAGGGGAAGCCATTCGGACGCCAGCCTTCATGAGACGCAGTATGCCATGCTGGACGGAGCTAAATTTGAGTTCAGCAGGAATATTGTGGAAATCAATGACAACGGGCCTGTATTTCAGCAGATACTGTATGATGAGGAAGGCAATGTGACGGGGTATTCCGGGGAAAAAGAGCAGGTTTACGCTGACTCTGTTATTATTTCCATCAGCCAGGGGCCAAAGAGCAAGCTGGTCAATACCACAGAGGGGCTGAAGGCCACCAGAAACGGCCTTCTGCAGACGGACGAACAGGGGGAGACAACAGTGGAGGGAATCTTTGCCTCCGGCGATGTGGTTCTGGGAGCCAAGACCGTGGTGGAGGCAGTGGCCTATTCCAAGACCGTGGCGGATGCCATGGATGCCTATATGAAGGAAAAAGCCGGTAAAGAAAAAAATGAAAAAGACGGGAAAGGACTGGCAGGCCGGGAATAA